In Leishmania braziliensis MHOM/BR/75/M2904 complete genome, chromosome 27, the DNA window GCTAGCTGAGACAGGCAGCTCCACGGCAGCCGCTCAGGTGTGGTGACCTCAGACTTagtcttcttttcccttcgtCATGTCCTCTCCACATCTTTCCTGCGCCCCTTGTGGAGGTTTGCGGCTGTATGCGAGCAAACGAAATGGCCATCCGTGAGTAGagaaacgcacgcacacacacacctcgcACTGCCACGCTTATTCCCGCACCCATACCAGACCCGTCTCAGAAGCTGTGGAGCATGAGGTCATCACAGCACCCCAAGAAACCGAAGCGCCGTTACGGCGACACCAAAACAACACAGGGGGGCAAGCTCTTCGAAGGATCCCCTCTTTGGCTATtgaggcgccgctgtcgacTTCATGCTCCAcggctgcttctcctttACATCCACTCGTACTGCTCCCCTttgccagcagcaggcacGACTGTTTCTTTCTGTCTCCTCGCCAGCacgtctcctccctctttctgtgccGCAGTAAGTGCTTCACAGAAACCCTCTACAGCGCTGGCGGGCGTGCTGCTCATTTCTCTCGTACCTCTCACGCATCCTTCCCCGCTCTCgcccatctccctctctcttcctcactcactcactctcttttctcctttggcTTTTTAATCCCTCCCACTGTCTTTGAAGCGCAAAGCCCCCGCCGACGTGCACGTCGCTCCTCGTTtgcttccccttccctcctctcacgCGCCGAGACACGCAGTTAggtgttttctttttgctcCTGCACTCGTAACACGAATTCCAGCAATGGCGGTCCCTCATGGCATGCTGATTTCCCGCAACGACATCACCCCAGACAGTCTGGTGGACTTGCCGGGGGATCGTAAGATTGTGGAGCAGATCTCCAACACAATGGCCAATTCCTCCCTCTTCaagatggagaaggaggacCACACGCTAGCGAACCTCCTGCGCATGAAGCTGCACGAGTCTCCATTCGTGCAGATTGCCGGCTACCGCGTACCGCATCCCACAAAGCACAACgtggagctgcgcgtgcAGACGGGGTCAAACGGGACGGACACACCAATTCCTGCCCCGAAAAAGGCGCTGCAAGACGCGATCGACGGCTGCTTAAAAGATTTAGAAATGTTTGAGGAACAGCTGCGGCGCGAGGCACAACTCAAGGGCCTCGAGGCGTCCCCTTCATGAGCGAATACAGATGGGAGAGAACGTGTGTGCCAGGATGGCCAGATGACTGCGACGTGTGGATACATGCGCGTGTCTGTCAGCGTGCGCTGATCCCTGAACATGAGAAGCGTCAGCTGGTGACTCTGTGTATGTTGGCTGCGTGTATGTGAAGGTTGTTTGCAGATGCACCCCTGCGATCAACGCCTTTGTGTCTTGTTGGAACTGAATGAGGCAGTCTTGTTAACAGTGCACCTCGTGATGCGCTTTGATCGTTGCTGTGCCACATGCATGcatatgtatgtgtgtagcTCTCTGTGGGTACATCGTTTTCTGTTagctttctctttctcttccggCGCGCAGACTTTTCACTCCTAAAGCTGAGTGAAAAGAGCGGCTTGTAATGAGGGCCGCAGCAGCTACCACGCATGCACGCTCACCAAAACAAACGAGCAAACGGCGATACACCGGTAACTACTCTCCGccaccttttcttttgcccCTCCCAACAGAGGGGAAACACAGCGTCTGAGAAGCTCGTGCGCTTCTTTAGGCGCGTATTTCCAGCACTTGCCTGGATGGCTCATTAAAACCGACGCGGCTGCCTCCTCGTGTCCTCTCTCCCTATCCCCCCCCCGTGTCCTCGGAGGTGGTCGCCACTTGGTGCGTTACTGCCCCTCACCTGCCTCAGTGTTCTGTGCGCTTTCGGTTAGCTCCTAACTATTGtgtttgctcttcttcctttttctcACTCGCTCGCTTCGACTTGCCTCCATCGGCGTTGGTGAGGATGAAGGCCCTTCTCGTCGTCCTGTTTGGGAAAGAACGGACGCACAAACAGAGTGTACTGTGGAACAACCGCACAGGTCAGACCGTCCCCAGCGCTTCACTGCTCTCACGCCCCCACCTCAACCACACACGCATTCAGCTCACCCACCACTCACTATCGTCATTCTCTGCCACATCAGCGTCCTtcatcccccttccctccccaaGGCGAAGAGTCGGACAGACATCATTGTCTGGTGAGCACTTCTGGacccccttttcttcgctcTGGATTCTACCGCGCCTCTTCACATACTTCCCTTTTGATTCTAATGTCCTCTGCAAGGCTGCATCAGCGCTACTTCTCCGTCAGCTCCCGTCACACCGTGCACCAGTCCGCTTTCCCCAGCCACTCCCTCTTTATACTCTATAGTTCCTCAGCATTTTTTCCCTGTTCTCCGTGAACTTtgcagagaggaaaaagagggggcaATGCTGGTGTGAGGCGACCGTggccctcctcgcctccaTCTGCCAGCTCAGAGCCCGTAGGCGACTGTCGCGAGAACTAGAGCCACTGAGGAGGTGGACTGTCAGTCACATTCGTGACGCCCCGGCCTCACGAACCAGcatcccccccacacacacacacacaccagcagccCGCATACATCGACTAACACAAGCCCCGTGTCTCGTGCcccactctcctcctttgCTTCTCACATTTCCTTTGTATTGTTTTTCGGTACATTATTTGCTCTCGCTTGCCGCTCTCCTACTCGTGTCCCTCACTTCAATCCGCCTCGCCTCTTCAATCCATTCCTTTTTTCCTGCTCTTTTCACTCACTCACCTGCTCGCCTCTTCGTTAGCGAAAACATACCAACGGGAACGCTCTTGGGCACGCGCCTGTGCCACTCGCTCATGGACGAGCACGTGAGTAGAGGGGATAGCAGCGCGACGGTGACGCCGTCATTCTGCAAGAAGAGGTTACTGCTGTACTGGAGACCACAGACGCGGCGCGGGGGGGGCCGACCTCAGCGCATCGGCCTCCGCCAGTGGCGAAGCGCTCGCACACCCTCTTGCTGTCCCCTGTGCAGTCGGCCTCTACTCATTCAAAGTCGGTGCAGAAACACGTCTAAAGGTGGCAACACTGGCCACAGAAGGATCACGGACCGGGCTTCACAGGAACACCGCTCGGCATCGCCCTGTTTGCGCTTTGGGTCCTGGTCCTCTTCGCCACTTTTTCCTTCGACGTTGTCTTTGATGTGCTCCAGTGGCAGCGTGCTCTGCGCAAGCCGggtgtggtgctgcaggtcGTGCTGCTCTCCGAAGCAACGGTTTCGCTTCTTTCGATCATTTGTCGATTGATATGCCTTTGCCAttctgctgctcgctgctTACTGTCCAGTACgcgtcaccgtcgccatGCGGGCCGCGCTGCTCGGCCAGAAGTGCAACGGAGCGCACCGCATGCTTGGCGTCTTTGCAACGCTGAGTCCTTGTCTGCTACTGTGGggccttctttttttttttcaccgTTCCCCGTCCTCCTTCAACCCCTGATGCCAGGGCACACCTCAGCACGTGGGGTATCCAGGCTCCAATCCCCCCACTCTGCTTGCCGGGGAAGGCAAGCCGCCCCTATTCTGGCCAATGCCGAGACACCTCTGGTGGGGACGGTCACGTACCGATGATGTAGGGAGGTCAAGGCGGTGTATTGCTATTGATGTTGGCGGTCAGcccctggatggcgttgtgCCAGCAGGCGACCCGCACGCGAGTTCCTGGCCACCACCCCAAGGAAGAAAGTGGCTACACGTCCAAACCCGCAATACCCGGCTTCATTTGACCCCATTCCACCCcaaccccctctctcctgctctcGGCACTATGCCGAACGGGAGTACTCCGCATGCGGCTGCAGTCGTCACGGTGCAGAAGGGCCTTCCATTTCCACTGAGTTTCGAGGGGCTGGTCCCCGACAAGCCAGCTGCGCATGGGCTTATCCTGGGTGGCCAAGACTCACGCGCCCTCGCGTTCACGGAACCCAAGGGTGATTTTACTGGCTAACAATCGTGCCCCATACACTCCAAAGATTGGGGAACAGGCGGACGCCCTACGCACGTGGAGATTCTGACTTCGGCTGATGCAATCATCATGGTacggagggagagggtgtggGCGTCCGAGGAGTGCATCCATCGCCTGGAGGAGCCGGACACACGACCCGCCTCGAGACCGCTCTCAGCAGATTCATGGAGACTGCTAGCGCACCCGCTGCCAGGAGAACCGGATGCTGGTGTGCGACGGGGTGTGGCATGCCTGGGAGAGCATGTGTGTTCTGCCCACCTTGAGGGGCTCTATTGCGAAGTGACCCACACAGACGAAGATGGATGGGCGCACTTCCGAAAGGCTCCCTCCGCATTTGACCAGCTGACTGCAGGCAAAGTGTTGCAGCACGACGAACAAACCCTTTGGCAACCCATTCTCCAGGTGGCATCAGAGGCTGAGTGGATCGGGGCACCGCATCCCACAGTGCCGTCGGAAGTGAACGCCCACTCCCACTCCTTCCTTTCAATCGTTTGTCACCATATACTTACCGAGGCCACAGGGAGGGGATAAAGGAAGAACGAGAAGCCGTTCCTGTGCCCTACCCCTCATAGTGGACGACAGTTTAGCGCGGAAGGCACTCAGCGTGCAGCGTGAAGAAAGGAACGACTCTCCCCCTATGGGATGTCTGGTCGGGAGAAATTCAGCTGCTCGACGTGATACCGCTGCTTGGCAAGcgctccccccaccccccagTTTGCACTGCTCGGAAACATCACGGTCCACTACGccggcgagcagctgcaggtagCACGCCGTCTGGGGACTGGTTCCTTGGCGTGTCTCCTCTGTAGCAGACGGGGGGTGGGCTGTAACCTCAGCAGGCGAGCCACTACCAGTTTCACCCCGGTTTCCCTTCATGTAGaatggcaccgctgcctttttttttgtttttcaaGGGTTACACACATCGTCAACGCAGCCCGCGTGTCACTCCGCGGCTGCACGACTCACCTGCCATACGTAATCCACGGGCCGCTACATAAAGCCCAGTGAAAATTATGCAGGCGGGCCGAGCTGTTATGCCGTATACCCAGTGCGAAGGGGTACAACGGGTGAAACGGGGAGGTG includes these proteins:
- a CDS encoding DNA-directed RNA polymerase II-like protein, which produces MAVPHGMLISRNDITPDSLVDLPGDRKIVEQISNTMANSSLFKMEKEDHTLANLLRMKLHESPFVQIAGYRVPHPTKHNVELRVQTGSNGTDTPIPAPKKALQDAIDGCLKDLEMFEEQLRREAQLKGLEASPS